TGCCCGTCTGGTGCCGGCCATCCTGCGGGAGCTGCGGGAGGCGACGCGGCGGCGCTCCCTCCTCGAGGCGGAGGAACGTCTAAAGCAGGCGGAACGTCTCAAGACCATCGGCGAGCTCATGGCCTCGTTGATCCATGACCTGAACAATCCGCTCCAGACGATTCTCGGACTGGCGGAATTGCTGAAAAACGGCCAACTGAGCCCGGAGAAGCGGTCAAAGCACATTAGCGTCATTGAACGCGAAGTCGATCTGATCGTGGGAATGCGCAACGACATATTGGAATTCACCCGCGGCGAAATCAAAGTCGTCCGCCGGATCGTCGATTTGTCCGCCTTGGCGAACGAGGTCATCGAGACCTATGCCCCGGCCTGCGCCAGGCAGGGAATTACGCTGGCCGGTTCCGCGAACGCGGACCCGGGCTGTGACTTCAGCATCGAAGGCGACAATGTCAGGATCTGGCGGGCGCTGCAAAACCTGATTGCCAACGCCCGCGACGCCATGCCTGCCGGCGGACGCATCGCCGTCGACGTCCACGGCGCGGTGGAGGGCGTCACGCTCGAAGTCTCCGACAATGGCGGCGGCATCCCCCCGGAGATTCGCGACACGTTGTTCATGCCATTTGTGACTTACGGCAAAAGCCAGGGGACCGGACTCGGGCTGGCCATCGTCCGGCAAATCGTCGAATCTCATGGCGGCACCGTCACCTTCGTGACCGAAGAGTGCGTCGGGACCACCTTCCGCCTGTTCTTTCCCAGGCCGCTGAATCGCACGTCCACCAGCCATGCGAGGATGCCCCGTTCTCAAGCGTAAAGACTGCGGGACAGGTCGCCACTGTCATCAACGGGTCGGGCGGCCGGCAGGGGAGAAATCGAGTCGACCTAACTTTACCGCATCGCTCTGGATTAGACTTCAATTTACACACAGTTTACATACGTAACATACCGCGGCAATCTCCTCTGAGGTTCATGGCGTTGTCCGCAACGCACAACCGGGCGGGGCATGGGGCTCACCCGGAGAAAGGGGATATGAGAAACGGACTGGTGTGCGCGGTTGCGATTGTTATCGCACTGTTAACAGGATCTTCATCGTACGCGCAAGAGCCGTCGGCAGATTCGCTGGCGGGACGACTTTCAGCGGTGGAAACGGCCGTTCAGAACTTGAAGAAGTTCAAAGTGTCCGGGTACGTGCAGGCGCGCTACGAGTATCATGATGATGCAATCAGCAATCCGGCGTTGGGCACGGCATCGACGGACTCCAGGAACATGGGCAAGCTGTTGAATCGATTCTACATTCGCCGCGGTCGGCTGAAGGTGACGTTTCAAGCCAACAAGAACGCCTCCGGCGTTGTATACTTTGACGGCTCCGCCTCCGGCGTCTCCCTGAAAGAGGCCTTCGTCGCGTTGACCGAGCCCAGGTCGGAAGTGAGATTCACGCTGGGACAATTCAACTGGCCGTTTGGCTACGAGGTCAGTTTCTCGTCGTCGAAGCGTGAGTTTCCCGAGCGGGCACGCTGGTCGCGCACCTTGTTTCCGGGGGAGCGCGACCGCGGTGTCAAAGTTGAACGCGCGTTCAAGATCGAGGATCGCTACGACCTGAATCTGACCGCCGGCGTGTTCAACGGCAACGGCATCGAGGATCGTGTCTTTGGCGCGACCGACCCGAACAAGAGCAAGGATTTCATCGCCCGCGCTGCATGCGATTTTGGCGCGCTCGATGTCGGCGTTTCGGGGTATTGGGGCGAGCAGTTCAATCCCAGCGACTCCGCCGTCCCTGTCCAGACGCCGTCGTCGACCGACAAGATTCGCTACGGGGCGGATGCGCAATTCGCCTTTGACGTGCCGCGGCTGGGCGGCGGCGCGCTGAAGGCCGAGTTTGTCGTCGGACAGGAGCCGAAGAATCAGTCGAAGGCGTTTCTGTCCTCCGACACCACGCGTGACGTGACGGGACTAGATGTTGTGCTCGCGCAGAATCTTCATCCCAATCTTCAGTTCATCTCGCGCATCGACTACTACGATCCCGACCGTGACATCAAAAGCGATGAGTTTGTCGCCTACGGGCTCGGATTGGTTTACTTCTGGGACAATCACAGCAAGGTCAAGCTGGTCTACGAGATTCCCAAGTCGGGCAAGAATGCCCGCAGCGGGCTGGAGCCGGGAACGACCAAGGATCTGAAGGACAACATCCTGACCATGGAATGGGTGTACACATTTTGAACGCAAACCCGAAGGAGGAGCAAGTGACGATTCATCGCCTCACCACCGTGTTCGCCATGGCCGCGCTATTGCTGCTTGCCGTGGGGACGTCCGGACTGGCCGGAAAAGCCATCACCATGAAAGGTTCGGACACCATGGTGATTCTGGGGCAGCGATGGGCGGAAGTGTACATGAAGACACACAAGGATGCGGTGATCCAGGTCACCGGCGGCGGATCGGGCACCGGCATCGCCGCGCTGATCAACGGCTCGGCGGACATCGCCCAGTCGTCGCGATCGATGAAGGACAAGGAAAAAGACGAGGTCAAGGCCAAGCGCGGCGCCGCCCCCAGCGAGATCGCCACCGCCCTGGACGGACTGGCCATTTACGTGCATGAGAAAAACCCGATCACGCGGCTGAATGCGACGCAACTGAAGGCGATCTACCAGGGCGATATCACTTCATGGAAGGATGTCGGCGGCCCGGACGAGGAAATCGTGGTGTATTCGCGAGAGAACAATTCCGGCACCTACGCTTACTTCAAGGAGCACATCCTCAAGAACGAGGATTTCGCGCCCCAAGTGCAGACGCTGCCGGGAACGGCCTCGATTATCAACGCCGTCTCCAAGGATGAATGGGCAATCGGGTATGGCGGCATCGGCTACTCCAGCGGCGTCCGGCCACTGGCGGTTGCCAACGA
The nucleotide sequence above comes from bacterium. Encoded proteins:
- a CDS encoding hybrid sensor histidine kinase/response regulator, with amino-acid sequence MNLPLRVLLVEDREDDAILIEAELRRGGFAPDCRRIESAGEMNRALADGTWDVIISDYSLPRFSGVQALDYLHRTGLDIPFIIVSGTITEETAVAAMRAGAHDYVMKGNLARLVPAILRELREATRRRSLLEAEERLKQAERLKTIGELMASLIHDLNNPLQTILGLAELLKNGQLSPEKRSKHISVIEREVDLIVGMRNDILEFTRGEIKVVRRIVDLSALANEVIETYAPACARQGITLAGSANADPGCDFSIEGDNVRIWRALQNLIANARDAMPAGGRIAVDVHGAVEGVTLEVSDNGGGIPPEIRDTLFMPFVTYGKSQGTGLGLAIVRQIVESHGGTVTFVTEECVGTTFRLFFPRPLNRTSTSHARMPRSQA
- a CDS encoding phosphate ABC transporter substrate-binding protein; its protein translation is MTIHRLTTVFAMAALLLLAVGTSGLAGKAITMKGSDTMVILGQRWAEVYMKTHKDAVIQVTGGGSGTGIAALINGSADIAQSSRSMKDKEKDEVKAKRGAAPSEIATALDGLAIYVHEKNPITRLNATQLKAIYQGDITSWKDVGGPDEEIVVYSRENNSGTYAYFKEHILKNEDFAPQVQTLPGTASIINAVSKDEWAIGYGGIGYSSGVRPLAVANEGSSEYFEPTEANVASGKYPLARPLFWYTVGEPTGEIKALVDWVLGPEGQAVVSEVGYYPLPKPKTGEAPKSDSGR
- a CDS encoding porin, whose protein sequence is MKKFKVSGYVQARYEYHDDAISNPALGTASTDSRNMGKLLNRFYIRRGRLKVTFQANKNASGVVYFDGSASGVSLKEAFVALTEPRSEVRFTLGQFNWPFGYEVSFSSSKREFPERARWSRTLFPGERDRGVKVERAFKIEDRYDLNLTAGVFNGNGIEDRVFGATDPNKSKDFIARAACDFGALDVGVSGYWGEQFNPSDSAVPVQTPSSTDKIRYGADAQFAFDVPRLGGGALKAEFVVGQEPKNQSKAFLSSDTTRDVTGLDVVLAQNLHPNLQFISRIDYYDPDRDIKSDEFVAYGLGLVYFWDNHSKVKLVYEIPKSGKNARSGLEPGTTKDLKDNILTMEWVYTF